The stretch of DNA GACCGAACTGGTCAAGTGGTGGGGTCCGCACGGCTTCACCATCCCTGCAGCCGAGCTGAATCTCTCAGAGGGCGGCCGCTACAGATTCCAAATGGCGCCAACGGACGGCGAACCCTTCCACCTCTCAGGCGAGTTCCTGGAGATCGATGCTCCGTGGCGCCTGGTGTACACCTTCCGCTGGGAGGAACAGACACCGGACGACCGGGAAACTGTCGTCGACCTCGCGCTCGGGAGTACCGGCGAAGCCACACGCCTAGTGCTCTCGCAGGGACCGTTCCTGACGGAAGAGCGGGTGGCCCTGCACCGCACCGGATGGACGGAATCGTTCGAGAAATTGCAGGCAGTATTGCGTACTCGCGATTGAAAGCGGCGGGAGCGGTGCTGTGCGGCTAACGTTTCTCCCTTTGCTCTATCACTTCTGGTTGCTAACAGGCACTGGAAACGACCAAAGGTGATAGCGCAACGGGACGCCCTGTGAGGAGCCCCTCATACGGCAGCGCGAATAAATCAGGTAACTTCGGGGTTGGAACTGCCAGGGCCAGCAGAGCCCTTCCCGCGCCTTCCTTTGAATGGATACCTCCCTTTGTCTTCCGCAACTCATCTGGCGGAGCCCCGTCGGTTCCCGCTCGCCGCGATGCTGGTCCTTGCCACCATCGCCTTCACGGCCATCACCACGGAACTCCTGCCGTCAGGCCTGCTGCCCCAGATCAGCGCCGGCCTAAACGTTTCCGAGCCGGTAGCGGGCTACCTCGCCGCCGCCTATGCCGCCGTCATCGTCGTCACGGTGATCCCGGTTGCTCGGCTGTTGGGCAAGGTGCCGCGGAAAACCCTGCTCGTCTCGCTGGTACTCACATTCGCCCTGAGCAACGTCCTCGTCGGCATCGCGCCGAACTTCAGCGCCGCCATGGGCGCACGCCTGGTCGGCGGTCTGGCTCACGGCCTGCTCTGGACCACCATGGCGCCATTCGTCGCCCGCGTGGTCCCGGCCGACAAGGTGGGCAAGGCCCTCGCCATCGTCTTCAGCGGCAACAGCTTGGGCATGGCCATCGGCGCTCCCGTGGGCACGGCGCTGGGCGCGCTCCTCGGCTGGCGCGCATCATTCATCTTCCTCGCCGGCTTCGGTCTGCTCCTCACCGGCCTGGCCCTCTGGCTGCTGCCCAAGGTCCACCGGATTACCGACGCCGCCCGTCCCTCAATGCGCAAGGCCATCGCCCAGCCCGGCGTGAAATCCGTGGCCATTGCCTGGCCGCTGCTGGTCCTGGCCCACTTTGCGCTCTTCACCTATATCGCACCGTTCATCCGCGAAGTGGGCCTGCCCGATTACGCCATCAGCCTCTCCCTCACGGTCCTCGGCGGCGCGGGCCTCATCGGCATCTGGATCGCCGGCATCACCGTGGACTCGCGGCCCCGCCGCTCGCTGCTGATCACGACGGCGGCAATCGCCGTCGCGATGCTCCTCCTCCCGCTCGGCGGAAGCATTCCCGTCGCCATGGTGCTCATGGCCGTCTGGGGCGCCGGAATCGGCGCGATCGGCATCTTCAACCAGTCCGCAATCCTCCGCGCCGGCCGCGAGTACAAGGAAGCCGCCAACGGCCTCACCGTACTGACCATCCAGCTCGGCATCACCGTCGGTGCGCTCTACGGCTCCGCCGCCCTGGTCCTCGCCGGCCCGCTCATGGTCCCCGTCGCGGCTGCCGTGCCGGTCGTCGTCGCTCTTGTCATTACCTTCGCCGGCCGGAAGCACGCCTACCCGGCGGGCCCCAAAGAGCGCCGCGCGTCAGAGCCCGAGCTCAAGGAATCGGTGCTCACGCACTAACCACACCGCCATCCCCGTTGCGCTATCACCTCTGGCTGCTATCAGCGCTGGAAACGACCCGGAGTGATAGCGCAAGGGGGGATGGTGGCCAGGCTCCAAATGCCGACCAGGATGAATCCGAAGGCGGCGCCCGGGCCCGGCGAGCTGCTGAGGCCGGTGCTTGTCGTGGCAGTGGAGCCCGCCCCGACGATGATGTTCAAGAGAACGCCCACCACGGCGGAAACTAGGGCCCACCACCAGCATTCACTCCGGCTGGCCCTGCCGGAGAAGATTGTGTACATCTTGAAGAACCGTTTAACCGCTACAGGGAACGGCGCCCGTAGTATGGCGCCCGGGCACTCCCGTTGCGCTATCACTTCTAGCCGCTAACAGGTGCTGGAAACGACCAAAGGTGATAGCGCAACGGGGGCGGGGACAGCCGTCAGGCACAAAATCTTCAGGTACTCTGATGGAAATTGTGCATATTGGGGGAAAGACAAATTTGAATAAGAACGCGCCGCGAAGGTTCTTCATCATCCTTGTGGCCATGCTCGCCGCTGCCGCGCAACTGGGCCTGGCGCTCCCGGCCTCGGCAGCCGCCAGCTCGTTGCCGGCAACGTCCACTCCGCGGACCGAAAGTGTCCGGACGGAAGTGCAGCCGGCTACGGAGAGCACGCCCGAGGGCTCCTCCCCCGGCGTGCAGGTCCCGGTGTCACCCTTCCGGGCCCTCGACACGCGGGACACTAGCGGCCCTGTTGCTCGCAGGGGGTACCAGCCGCCGTTCGCCAGCCGGGCTGTGGATCTCCTGGAAACGCTGTCCATCAAGGGCCGTGCACCCAAGACCGGTTACGAGCGTGAGCAATTCGGCCAGGCCTGGGCCGACGTGGACAGGAACGGCTGCGACACACGCAACGACATCCTCCAGCGCGACCTCGTCCAGATCACCTTCACCAACAGCGTGCCCTGCCAGGTGGCGGCCGGCACCCTGCATGATCCCTACACCGCCAAGACAATCGCGTTCGTGCGAGGCGTCGAGACGAGCAGCGCGGTACAGATCGACCACGTTGTTGCCCTCAGCGACGCGTGGCAGAAGGGTGCCCAGCAGCTGACCGCGGCGCAGCGGACGGCATTCGCGAACGATTCGCTCAACCTCCTGGCGGTTGACGGTCCGGCAAACATGCAAAAGGGCGACGGCGACGCCGCCACCTGGTTGCCGCCGCAGCGGAGCTACTGGTGTGACTATGTCGCCCGGCAGATCGCGGTCAAGGCAACCTACAACCTCTGGGTGACGCAGGCAGAACACGACAGCATGGCGGACATTCTGGGGAGCTGCCCCGACACGTCGGTGCCGACCAACCAGCCCGAGCCGCTGCCCGAACCGGAGCCCACGCCCGCACCGGCGCCGGCCCCTGCGCCCGAGCCCGATCCTGCCCCCGCACCTGCTCCGGCCCCCGCACCGTATTACGCCAACTGCACTGCGGTCCGGAATGCGGGCGCGGCGCCGCTCTACGCCGGTCAGCCCGGCTACAGTTTCTCGCTCGATCGCGACCGTGACGGCGTGGCCTGCGAGTAGGAGACCAAGGGGTCCTTCCGAAAGGAAGGGCCCCTCACTTCGTCTTGGTTCCGGTTGCGCACTCCCCCGGATCCAAAAAAGTTTCGCCTAACCCGTAACCTTCGTGACCCTGATTTCGATCCAGAGAGTGCGGGGGAAAAACCGCACAAGTTGAACGCAACCATAAATTCGTCAACGGAGGGTCTCATGTCTTTCTTTACTTATTCCGGAAACAAGCTGGCAGCAACCGTACTCACCGCAGGAGCTTTGGTGGCAGGTGGGACTGGGGTCGCCGCCTTCGCCGTCACGCCGGCTGACGACGCCACGGCGCAGGTCACCGAGACGGAGTCGCCGGCGCCCAGCCCGACAGCAACGGAAACCGAAGCTCCCCAAGCCGGCACCGTAGACGCCGGATCTTCGGACGCCGCAGAGAACGAAACCGAACCTTCGGAGCCCGCGGACAACGAATCCACGGACCCTGCAGAAAACGAAAGCGAACCTTCGCAGGACGCCGGCGCCGAGGAGCCCGCCCCGGCACCAACCGAGACGGAAGCCCCGGCCCCCGAACCCACGGCGTCTGAGGAGCCCGCTCCCCCGGTGGACGCCGCAGTGGGACCGGACGTTACCGGCCCGGCCGCCTTTGGCCTCTGTAACGCCTTCGCCCATGGCGGCCTGAGCACCACGTCCACCGCGTACGCCACCCTCGTGAAGGCAGCCGGCGGTGAAAGCAGCATCGTCACCTACTGCGCGGACGTCGCGCCTGCACAGCCTGCGCAGGCGCCTGCCCGGACACAGGCACCGGAAGCGGACAATGAGTCCACCGCGACGGCGACTGACGGCTCGGGCGACCAGCAGGCACAGCAGGGACAGCAGCGCCAGGGCGCAGCACCTGCAAGCAACGGCCACGAAGGCCACCAGGCCGGCAACTCGCACCAGCAGTCCCACGGCCGCCGGTAACCTATCAGCGTGAGCCCGCCGGGCCGGGACGATCTACGCGTCCCGGCCCGGCGGTACACCCACAACGGTGCCCTGGGCTGGGCATCTGCTGCAGGGGGACGGATGCAGAAAACAGAAGATGAAGCAGAATCGCCGAGTCAGGCCGACGAGGGCGAATTTTGCGCTGCCTACCGGGAGTTGTCCCCAGCCGTGCTGAGCTACCTCCGCGCCCGGAACGTGGAGGATCCGGAGGGAATGACGCAGGAGGTCTTCCTGGCTTTGTATCCGCAGCTCGGGCGCGTGCACGGCGGAGCGCAAGGGATCAAGTCCCTCGTCTTTTCCATCGCGCACGCCCGCTATGTGGACGAACACCGCCGCCGCATCAAGGCCTTGCCAACCACCGACTACGACCCCGAGACAGACCCCCGCTGCGCCGCTTCCGCCGAGGACCAGGTGATGGAGACGGAAAGCACGGCGGAGGTGAAGGCTCTGCTCGGGACGCTGCAGCAGGACCAACAGGAGGTCCTGGCCCTCAGAATTGTCGCGGACCTCTCACTGGAAACAACCGCGGAAATCATGGGCAAATCACCCGGAGCCATCAAACAACTACAACGCCGCGCGCTGTGCCGGCTCAGGAAACTCCGTCATCCGTGGAGAGAAGGCGCGTCATGACCAATACGGGCAGAAGCCAGGAAGAGCGCCGGCTCGCGGACGAGCGCTGCGTCGACGCGCTGCTGGCCGAGGGCGGCTATCCCGACGACGCCGGGCTGCGCGACCTGCTGCTGGAAATGAGAAGCCTTCGGGTCACGGAAGTCCCACGGCCTTCGGCCGAGCTCGCCGCGTTGCTGGGCCAAACCCGGCCGGCGGACGTAACCCGGTTGGAGGACCAGCCCCGCAAACACCGGAGGAAGAAGCGCGCTGTCTTCACTTCGCTGGCTGTGGCGGCTTCGCTCGGAATCGCCGGCGGAGCGGCAGCCGGGAATGACGGGGTGCGCCACCAGGCCGAAGGAACCATCAGGAACATCATCAGCACCTTCATCAACCCCGCACCGGCGACGCCGGCACCCGCCCCGCCCGCCGGGGCACCGGAATCTGCACCCGCCGTCGTTCCCTCCCCAGTCGCTACGACGCCGGTTGGCATTGTTCCCGCTGCCCCGTCGCCTGTTGGTGCTCCCGGCTCCGGGCCTTCCGCACCGGATCGGCAGGAACTGCCGGAGGCGCCGGTGCGCCCATCACAGGCGCCGCAGGAAGGCGCCGCTCCTTCGACGGTTCCTCCGGCTCCAGGAAGAGCGGCGGAGCGAGGCGCCTCCCATGGGAAGGATGCTCCGTCACGGCTCAGCGGACCGCCGGCAGGCAGGGCGGAGCTTTCCCGCAACGGCAACGCCACCGGCAAAGCAGCCTCCGACGGCGCCCCCCGCCAGGACAACAACCAGCCCAAATTTAAACCCGCCCAGGACGACCGCCCGTAAGGAAGCTCGGGAACTGGCGCCCCCGCAGCAAGCTCCGGCCGCGCAGCCCACCTACTAGCATTAGGTGCATGGTTGCCGATGACAGTTCTGCCGTTCACGACGGCGGACGCCCGTCAGGCGGTGCCAACGGCCCCGGGCAACTCATGGCGATGCTGGACCAGGGTGTTTCGGCGGCCGAGCTGGAGACCACTCTCTCCGCCTGGCTGGAAGCCGGGACCATCGACCAGCCGACTGCGGCTGCGGCACGCCGGTTGAACGCCCGGTTGTGGGAGGCGAGCCGCCGGGAAAGCCTGCTGCGCGTCCTTTACGACACCGCCACCGACCTGACCGGCATCCGCGATGTCGAAGCAGTTCTCAAGGCCATCGTCCGGCGCACGCGGTCGCTGATCGGCAGCGACATCGCGTACCTGAGCCTGAACGACTATGACACCGGTGAGTCCTACGTCCGGGTGACAGACGGCGCAACCACCGCCCTCTTCCGCAACATCCGCATGCCCCTCGGCGAAGGCGTGCTCGGCGCCGTCGCGACCGGCGAAGCACCGTCGCAGAGCGCGGACTACCTGATGGACGAGTCCAAATCACACCTGGAGTCCAGCGACACTGCCGTAGCAGCCGAGGGAGTCCGGGCCATCATGGGTGTTCCCCTTCGCGCGGAAGGGAAAGTCATCGGAGCGCTCCTGGTCGCCGACAGGCATCCGCACGTGTTCAGCAGTGACGACATTGCCTTGATGGAATCCATCGGCACCCACGCCGCCGTCGCGCTGGAGAACGCCCGCCACTTCAGCGAAATGGCCAGCGCCCTCACGCGGCTTGACCAGGCGCAGCAGCAGAACCTGGCGAACGTACGGGCCCTCGAGGAGCTCTCGACCGTGGACCGCCGGCTCATGGAAACCCTTGCCTCAACCGGGAGCCTCCCCTACCTGCTCAACCTGCTGGCCGAGTCCCTGGACACTCCTGTCTCTCTGGTCTCTCCCATGGGTGAACCGTTGGCGGGGCTCGCCTCAGCCGGAGACTTCGGCAGCTTCCCGGCCTTGAGCGCGGCCGAGGAGTCGGTAGCAAAACGGACGGCCGTGCCCTTCGAACTCAAGGGCAAAAAGTACACCGTGATGTCCGCCGTCGCGGGCGACCAGCACCTCGCCTCCCTCATCATCGCCGAGCAACTCAGCCCGGCCCGGCTCGCGGTACTGGAACGCAGCGCCGTGGTGCTCAGCGTGTCGCTGCTGCTGGAACGCACCTTCCAGGACGCCCAATACCGGCTGCAGCTGGAACTTATCGACGACCTGCTCAGCCCCCGTGCGGAGCACGCGGCGGCCCTCAGCCGCAGGGCCGGGCAATTCGGCCTGGCCAACCACCTTCAGCTCGTGGTGCGCGTGGTTGGGGTCAGCGACGACCAGCGCCAACGGGCGCTGTCCGTGCTGAGGCACCGGTCCGAGGGGGCCCCGGGAATCATCGCCCTGCACGAATCGCACCTGTGCATCATCGAGCCCGTGGAACGGCACGAGGGACGCGGGAATGAGGCCAGCGGTGCCGGCCGCACCGGCCAGTCCATCATCGACGAGCTCAAACGACGCCGCATCACCGCCACTGTCGGCTCATCAGAACCAGTCACCGGCTTTGCCCGTCTTTCCGCTGCCCACACCGAAGCCCACGCCGTCCTCCGCGCCTTGCAGGCCCTCTCGCGCAACGGCGAGGCAGCGGACAGAGCCGCCCTGGGTACCGCAGGGATGCTGCTCGGCGCAATGGACAGCCCCTTCGCCGGACAGCTGCTGACCGGCCAACTGGGCCCGCTTCTGAGCTACGACGAGCGGCGGGGAACACAGCTGGTCCTCACAGCCTGGACGTTCCACGAAAATGGTGGCGCCGCCCAGGAAACGGCCGACTCCCTCCACATCCACTCCAATACGCTGAGGCAACGGCTGGACCGGATCGACGCCCTGATCGGTGCCTCGTGGCGCCGGGGAAGCCGTTCCCTGGACGTCCAAGTGGCCCTGCGCCTATGGCGGATGAAGACAGCCGGCGTCAGCTCCGGCGGTTCCTGACCTCCGGCGGTTCCTGTCGACCATCGGGCGCCCTAACATAGCCGCCCATGGCACCAGCCCACATGTGAAGCGCACTTCTATGGCATAAACCTACATGGTGGGTGTCACTCCACTCTGGAATGCTGAGATCTGCGGCATCTTTCAGGCAGACCGCCCATCCCATCTCTAGGAGTTATTCACAATGTCGTGTGCGCATGCAGCGGGTATCCGTCCCGCAACTTTCGGCGTCCTCCGCCTGCCGCGGAGCATCGTCGTCGGCGCCCAGCAGCGCTTCGCCGTCGCCGGTATCGCAGCAGAATTCGGCACCAACGTCCTCGTCTGCACCGATCCGCGGCTGGCCGTCTCGGAGGAACTTTCGGCCCTGGTCACCAGCCTTGAGGACCGGAACCTGACCGTACGGGTCTACGGCGACACCCAGGCAGAACTTCCGACGCCGGGCATCATCGCCTGCGTCGAGGAACTCAAGGGCCAGGAGATCGATGTCATCATCGGCTTCGGCGGCGGCAGCTGCATGGACATGGCGAAGGTCGTCTCCGTGCTGCTCACCCACGGCGGCAAGCCCAGCGACTACTACGGCGAATTCGCCGTTCCCGGCCCCGTCAAGCCGGTCATCGCCCTGCCCACCACCGCCGGCACGGGTTCGGAAGCCACCGCAATCGCGGTCGTCTCCGATCCCGACCTCGGCATGAAGATGGGCATCTCCAGCCCGCACATCATCCCGTTCGCCTCGGTCTGCGATCCGGAGCTCACCTACTCCTGCCCGCCGTCGCTGACGGCCGCCACCGGCGCGGACACCTTCGTGCACCTGGTGGAGTCCTTCACCGCCATCACCCGGGAACCCACCTCCACCCTGGCCTCGGAGCGCGTCTTCGTCGGCAAGAACATCCTGACCGACTCGATTGCCCTGAACGGCATCGGGCTGGTCGGCCGCAGCCTGGTCACCGCGTACAAGGACCCGGAGAACACCGAGGCCCGCGCCGGGATGATGCTCGCGGCACTGTACGGCGGCGTGGTTCTCAGCAACGCCGGAACCGCCGCCGCGCACGCCATCCAGTACCCGGTGGGCGCCCTCACCCACACCCCCCACGGTGTGGGAGTCGGCCTCCTGCTGCCCTACGTCGTCCGCCACAACTTCGAGGCCATCCAGCCGCAGCTGGCGCAGATCGCTGAAGCCCTGGGCCGCGACATCCGCGGCCTGGACCAGCGCGCCGCCGCCGTTGCAGGTGTCGAGGCAATCGACGAGGTCATCGCAGCCATCGAGCTCCCCCCGACCTTGAAGGACCTCGGCGTGCAGGAAAGCGACCTCGCCCAGATCGCCAAGCTCTCGCTGAACTCCAAGCGGCTCATCGACAACAACCCCGTGCCGCTCGACCTCGCCGGCGTCACCTCCATCGTCCACGCCGCCTACGCCGGCGACCGCACCATCCGCTGAACCGCACCATCCGCTAATCAGTAATAAGGACTCCTGATGACTCTTCTTTCAACCTCTGAACCGCTCGACGTCGACGGTCTGACGGTTCCCCGCCAGCTGCTGATCGCCGGAGGCTGGCAGGACGCCAGCAACGGTGACACCGTCGCCGTGATCAACCCCTCCGACGCTTCCGTCATCACCGCAATCGCCGACGCCGACGTCGAGGACGGGCTCGCCGCCGTCGACGCCGCCGCAGCATCCCTCCCGGAATGGTCCGCGACGCCGCCGCGCCAGCGCGCCGAAATCCTGCGCCGATGCTTCGACCTGATGACCGAGCGCAGCGAGCAGATCGCCCACCTCATCTCCCTCGAAAACGGCAAGGCCCTCAGCGACGCCCGCGGAGAAGTGGCGTACGCCGCCGAATTCTTCCGCTGGTACGCCGAGGAAGCGGTGCGGATCATCGGCGACGTGTCCGTCTCGCCGTCGGGCTCCAACCGGATCCTTGTCCAGCACATGCCGATCGGCGTCTGCGTGCTGATCACCCCTTGGAACTTCCCGGCGGCCATGGCCACCCGGAAGCTGGCGCCGGCGCTGGCCGCAGGCTGCACCGCTGTGCTGAAGCCCGCCACCCTCACGCCACTGACCACCCTGGCGATCGCCCAGCTGATGATCGACGCCGGCGTCCCGGCCGGCGTGGTCAACATCATCACCACGAGCAAGACCAGCGACGTCATGACCCCGATCCTTGCCGATCCCCGCGTCCGCAAGCTGTCCTTCACCGGTTCCACCAGCGTCGGACGTCACCTGCTCCGCCAGGCGGCCGACAACGTCCTCAAGTGCTCCATGGAACTCGGCGGCAACGCCCCGTTCCTGGTCTTCGATGACGCGGACCTTGACAAGGCGCTCGACGGCGCCATGGTCGCCAAGATGCGTAACGGCGGCCAGGCCTGCACCGCCGCCAACCGGATCTACGTCCAGCGCGGCATCCACGACGAGTTCGCCCGCCGTCTTGCCGAGCGGATGGGCGCCATGCGCGTGGGCCCGGGCACCGACCCCAGCACCGAGGTCGGTCCGCTTGTGGACGAGCCCAGCGTCCGCAAGGTCGACTCGCTGGTCCGCGACGCGGTCAGCCAGGGCGCCCGGCTCCTCGCCGGCGGCAAGGCCGTCGACGGTGCCGGCTTCTACTACCCGCCGACAGTCGTCACCAACGTGCCGCTTCAGGCCCGCATGGTCAGTGAGGAAATCTTCGGACCCGTGGCCTCGGTCATCCCCTTCGACACCGAAGACGAAGTGATCGCCGCCGCCAACGACTCCGAGTACGGCCTCGCAGCCTACGTGTTCACCGAGGACCTCCGCCGCGGACTCCGGGTCTCCGAACGCATTGAAAGCGGCATGGTGGCCCTCAACCGGGGACTCGTGTCCGACCCCGCAGCGCCCTTCGGCGGCGTCAAGCAGAGCGGCCTCGGCCGCGAAGGTGCCCACCAGGGCCTGCTGGACTTCACCGAAACCAAGTACATCGCCCTCGACTGGTAAACCCTGCCACTCCCCTTTGTCTCCATCCGAAAGAAAAGATTAATGACGATCTCCAACACCAAAGCCAAGAAGCAGGCGCTCTGGCGCGTTCCGGCTGCCAGCTTCATTGGCACCACCATCGAGTGGTACGACTACTACATCTTCGGCCTGCTCGCCGCCACCGGCGTCTTCAGCCGCCTGTACTTCCCGGAGCAGGATCCCGCCACCGGCCTGCTGATGGCATTTGTCACCTACGCGGTGGGCTTCGTTGCCCGTCCGTTCGGCGGCATGTTCGCCGGCCACTTTGGCGACAAGATCGGCCGCAAGCCGATGCTGGTGCTCTCCCTGCTCATCATGGGCTTCGCCACCCTGGCCATGGGCATGCTTCCCACTTACGCGCAGATCGGCGTCTGGGCCCCCATCCTGCTGACGGTCCTGCGCCTGCTGCAGGGCTTCGGCGCCGGAGCCGAGTGGGCCGGTGCGGCCGTCATCTCCATCGAGCACGCCCCTGCCGGTCGCAGCGGATTCTTCGGCAGCTTCACCCAGATGGGTGTTCCCGCGGGTATGCTGCTGGCCAACTCCAGCGTCCTGATCGTCAAGGGCCAGGTATCGGCTGAGGCCTTCGACGCCTGGGCCTGGCGCCTTCCGTTCCTGCTCAGCGTGATCCTGATTGTCACCGGCATGGTGGTCCGCAACAAGCTTGAGGACTCCAACGACTTCAAGGAACTCGTCGCGGCGAACAAGACCGCGAAGAAGCCCCTCGGCGAGGCCATGAAGAAGGAAACCAAGGGCATCTGGCTTGTGGTCGGCATGCGCCTGGCGGAGAACTCCGCGTTCTACCTGTACACCACCTTCTCCGTGGTCTACATCATGAAGACGTTCGGTGCTGAACGCGCCAACCAGGGCACCATGTCCGTTCTGATTGCCTCGGCCATCGGCGTCTTCGCTGTCCCGCTGTGGGCGATCCTCTCGGACAAGATCGGGCGCAAGCCGCTGTACCTGTTCGGTTCCATCGGCGGACTCCTGTTCTTCCCGCTCTACTTCGTCATGACGGACACCGGCAGCGCACTGCTGGCAACGCTCGCCATCATCATCGGCCTCGCGGTCTTCCACAACTCGATGTACGGTCCGCAGGCAGCCTTCTTTGCTGAGCTGTTCTCCACCAAGCTGCGCTACAGCGGCGCCTCCATGGGCTACCAGTTCGGCTCGGTCCTGGCCGGCGGCATCGCGCCCCTCGTCGCCGTGGCGCTGCTCACCGCCGGCAACGGCAAGCCGGGCTGGGTGATCCTGTACTTCAGCATCATCGGCGTGATCACGGTCGTCGCAACCCTGCTCGCACCGGAAACCCTCGCGAAGCTGGACCGGCGCATCACCGCCGCCCAGGCGCTGGACGAGAAGAACGAAGCGATTGCACAGGAGCGCGTCAGCTCCAACTGATACTCCTCTG from Arthrobacter sp. B3I9 encodes:
- a CDS encoding SRPBCC domain-containing protein, whose translation is MSEETGGLVLNLECTLDAPPEEVFRMLTDSTELVKWWGPHGFTIPAAELNLSEGGRYRFQMAPTDGEPFHLSGEFLEIDAPWRLVYTFRWEEQTPDDRETVVDLALGSTGEATRLVLSQGPFLTEERVALHRTGWTESFEKLQAVLRTRD
- a CDS encoding MFS transporter; this encodes MSSATHLAEPRRFPLAAMLVLATIAFTAITTELLPSGLLPQISAGLNVSEPVAGYLAAAYAAVIVVTVIPVARLLGKVPRKTLLVSLVLTFALSNVLVGIAPNFSAAMGARLVGGLAHGLLWTTMAPFVARVVPADKVGKALAIVFSGNSLGMAIGAPVGTALGALLGWRASFIFLAGFGLLLTGLALWLLPKVHRITDAARPSMRKAIAQPGVKSVAIAWPLLVLAHFALFTYIAPFIREVGLPDYAISLSLTVLGGAGLIGIWIAGITVDSRPRRSLLITTAAIAVAMLLLPLGGSIPVAMVLMAVWGAGIGAIGIFNQSAILRAGREYKEAANGLTVLTIQLGITVGALYGSAALVLAGPLMVPVAAAVPVVVALVITFAGRKHAYPAGPKERRASEPELKESVLTH
- a CDS encoding DUF805 domain-containing protein, which gives rise to MYTIFSGRASRSECWWWALVSAVVGVLLNIIVGAGSTATTSTGLSSSPGPGAAFGFILVGIWSLATIPPCAITPGRFQR
- a CDS encoding DUF1524 domain-containing protein, whose translation is MNKNAPRRFFIILVAMLAAAAQLGLALPASAAASSLPATSTPRTESVRTEVQPATESTPEGSSPGVQVPVSPFRALDTRDTSGPVARRGYQPPFASRAVDLLETLSIKGRAPKTGYEREQFGQAWADVDRNGCDTRNDILQRDLVQITFTNSVPCQVAAGTLHDPYTAKTIAFVRGVETSSAVQIDHVVALSDAWQKGAQQLTAAQRTAFANDSLNLLAVDGPANMQKGDGDAATWLPPQRSYWCDYVARQIAVKATYNLWVTQAEHDSMADILGSCPDTSVPTNQPEPLPEPEPTPAPAPAPAPEPDPAPAPAPAPAPYYANCTAVRNAGAAPLYAGQPGYSFSLDRDRDGVACE
- a CDS encoding RNA polymerase sigma factor, whose amino-acid sequence is MQKTEDEAESPSQADEGEFCAAYRELSPAVLSYLRARNVEDPEGMTQEVFLALYPQLGRVHGGAQGIKSLVFSIAHARYVDEHRRRIKALPTTDYDPETDPRCAASAEDQVMETESTAEVKALLGTLQQDQQEVLALRIVADLSLETTAEIMGKSPGAIKQLQRRALCRLRKLRHPWREGAS
- a CDS encoding GAF domain-containing protein, with the protein product MVADDSSAVHDGGRPSGGANGPGQLMAMLDQGVSAAELETTLSAWLEAGTIDQPTAAAARRLNARLWEASRRESLLRVLYDTATDLTGIRDVEAVLKAIVRRTRSLIGSDIAYLSLNDYDTGESYVRVTDGATTALFRNIRMPLGEGVLGAVATGEAPSQSADYLMDESKSHLESSDTAVAAEGVRAIMGVPLRAEGKVIGALLVADRHPHVFSSDDIALMESIGTHAAVALENARHFSEMASALTRLDQAQQQNLANVRALEELSTVDRRLMETLASTGSLPYLLNLLAESLDTPVSLVSPMGEPLAGLASAGDFGSFPALSAAEESVAKRTAVPFELKGKKYTVMSAVAGDQHLASLIIAEQLSPARLAVLERSAVVLSVSLLLERTFQDAQYRLQLELIDDLLSPRAEHAAALSRRAGQFGLANHLQLVVRVVGVSDDQRQRALSVLRHRSEGAPGIIALHESHLCIIEPVERHEGRGNEASGAGRTGQSIIDELKRRRITATVGSSEPVTGFARLSAAHTEAHAVLRALQALSRNGEAADRAALGTAGMLLGAMDSPFAGQLLTGQLGPLLSYDERRGTQLVLTAWTFHENGGAAQETADSLHIHSNTLRQRLDRIDALIGASWRRGSRSLDVQVALRLWRMKTAGVSSGGS
- a CDS encoding iron-containing alcohol dehydrogenase — translated: MSCAHAAGIRPATFGVLRLPRSIVVGAQQRFAVAGIAAEFGTNVLVCTDPRLAVSEELSALVTSLEDRNLTVRVYGDTQAELPTPGIIACVEELKGQEIDVIIGFGGGSCMDMAKVVSVLLTHGGKPSDYYGEFAVPGPVKPVIALPTTAGTGSEATAIAVVSDPDLGMKMGISSPHIIPFASVCDPELTYSCPPSLTAATGADTFVHLVESFTAITREPTSTLASERVFVGKNILTDSIALNGIGLVGRSLVTAYKDPENTEARAGMMLAALYGGVVLSNAGTAAAHAIQYPVGALTHTPHGVGVGLLLPYVVRHNFEAIQPQLAQIAEALGRDIRGLDQRAAAVAGVEAIDEVIAAIELPPTLKDLGVQESDLAQIAKLSLNSKRLIDNNPVPLDLAGVTSIVHAAYAGDRTIR
- a CDS encoding NAD-dependent succinate-semialdehyde dehydrogenase: MTLLSTSEPLDVDGLTVPRQLLIAGGWQDASNGDTVAVINPSDASVITAIADADVEDGLAAVDAAAASLPEWSATPPRQRAEILRRCFDLMTERSEQIAHLISLENGKALSDARGEVAYAAEFFRWYAEEAVRIIGDVSVSPSGSNRILVQHMPIGVCVLITPWNFPAAMATRKLAPALAAGCTAVLKPATLTPLTTLAIAQLMIDAGVPAGVVNIITTSKTSDVMTPILADPRVRKLSFTGSTSVGRHLLRQAADNVLKCSMELGGNAPFLVFDDADLDKALDGAMVAKMRNGGQACTAANRIYVQRGIHDEFARRLAERMGAMRVGPGTDPSTEVGPLVDEPSVRKVDSLVRDAVSQGARLLAGGKAVDGAGFYYPPTVVTNVPLQARMVSEEIFGPVASVIPFDTEDEVIAAANDSEYGLAAYVFTEDLRRGLRVSERIESGMVALNRGLVSDPAAPFGGVKQSGLGREGAHQGLLDFTETKYIALDW
- a CDS encoding MFS transporter, with the translated sequence MTISNTKAKKQALWRVPAASFIGTTIEWYDYYIFGLLAATGVFSRLYFPEQDPATGLLMAFVTYAVGFVARPFGGMFAGHFGDKIGRKPMLVLSLLIMGFATLAMGMLPTYAQIGVWAPILLTVLRLLQGFGAGAEWAGAAVISIEHAPAGRSGFFGSFTQMGVPAGMLLANSSVLIVKGQVSAEAFDAWAWRLPFLLSVILIVTGMVVRNKLEDSNDFKELVAANKTAKKPLGEAMKKETKGIWLVVGMRLAENSAFYLYTTFSVVYIMKTFGAERANQGTMSVLIASAIGVFAVPLWAILSDKIGRKPLYLFGSIGGLLFFPLYFVMTDTGSALLATLAIIIGLAVFHNSMYGPQAAFFAELFSTKLRYSGASMGYQFGSVLAGGIAPLVAVALLTAGNGKPGWVILYFSIIGVITVVATLLAPETLAKLDRRITAAQALDEKNEAIAQERVSSN